The nucleotide window AGAAATATTAACAAAGCCTAAAAATGCCTTAATTAAACAATATCAGCTTTTGTTAAAAACAGAAGATATAAATTTGACTTTTACCAAAGATGCTATAGAAGAAATTGCTAGATTTTCTTATATTTCAAATGAACAATATGAGAATATTGGTGCAAGAAGACTTCATACAGTTATTGAAAAATTATTAGAGGAAATATCTTTTTATGCACCAGATTTAGAAGAAAAAAATATCATTATAGATGCTGAATATGTAAAGAAAAAATTCATTAATGATTTACAACAAAAAGACATATCAAAATACATATTATAAGAGGAGGATTAATATGAGCGAAAGTTTATTACAAAAAACGAGGAGACTAAATAAAACATTGCAGAGTTCTGGTTCAAAACCTGTATCTTTTCCTGAATTAAGCAAAATACTCAGTGAGATACTAGATGCAAATGTTTATATAGCAAGCAGAAAGGGAAGAGTGCTTGGATATGAATTATCAACTGGATTTGATTGTGATATAATTCAAAGTGAAATAGTAAAAGAAAAGAGATTTCCCAAGGAATACAATGATCAGTTGTTGAAAGTCAGTGAAACCAGAGAAAATATTGAAGAAATATCAGAATGTGTATTTGATCAAATTTCAAAATGTGACTATCCTGATAAGATAACCACTATAATACCAATAAATAGTGGAGGAGTTAGATTAGGGACATTAGTAATATCTCGATTTGGAAGAAGTTTCACAGAAGATGATTTAGTATTAGGAGAATATAGTGCTACAATAGTAGGAATGGAAATACTCAGATCTAAAAATGATGAGATTGAAGAAGAAGCTAGAAAAAGAGCAGTAGTACAAATGGCCATAGGTACATTGTCTTATTCTGAATTAGAAGCTATGGAACATATATTTAATGAATTAGATGGCGATGAAGGTCTACTGGTAGCAAGTAAAATAGCAGATAGAGTTGGTATCACTAGATCAGTAATAGTTAATGCACTGAGAAAATTTGAGAGTGCCGGGGTTATAGAGTCTAGATCCTTAGGAATGAAAGGTACTCATATAAAAATATTAAATGATAAATTAATTGAAGAGCTTAAAAAAGCTAGGGAATAGTAGGTAGATTTACCTACTATTTTTTTGTTTTAAATATTGAATTTCATTAGTTGGAAAAGCTAGGACTTATGTACCAAAATAAAAAATGTTGTACAAATTTGTAGTAACTAAAAGGGTTTTTGATTATAATGTAGAATATATGCTTGTATAATGTAGAAATAAGTTGATGTAAAAGAAATTTGATTGAAATATATAGTATAATGTAAATATGGCTTATTTGTTACAAAACATAGTAAGAAAATGTTCCATAATAATATAACATATTATTATGGAAGTATATTTTCAAAGCAGATAATCTAAAAAATTAGAGGTGAATTCATATGCTAGAGAAATTATATTCAAGTACAAATATTTTAGAAAAAGCATTGAATGGAACTTGGACTAGAAATAAAATTATTTCACAAAATATTTCCAATGTAGATACTCCTAATTACAAGAGAAAAGAAGTAGTGTTTGAAGACTATTTGAAACAGGAGCTTTATGAAAACAAACAAAGACTAGTGACTACTAATGAAAAGCATATAAAGGGCCTTGGAATGAAAACAGAGTTTGTTCCAAAGATTATTGAAGATAAAAGTACATCTTACAGATTTGATGGCAACAATGTAAATATTGACACGGAGTCAGCAGAATTATCTAAAAATGTCATAATGCATGATGCATTAGTCAGACAAATTACTGACGAGTATGAAAAAGTTAAAAATGCTATTATAGAAGGGAGCAAGTAATTATGGGAATGTTTGATTCTTTTTATACAAGTGCTTCGGCTTTGACAGCTGAAAAGACAAGAATAGATATAATATCTAAAAACTTAGCAAATGTAAATAGTACCAGAGGTACTGGTGGTATGCCATATAGGAGGCAAATGGTAGTATTTCAGGAGAAAAAACTGAATCCTTTTTCAAACTATTTATCAAGCAAACTTAATAAGGTAAATAATGAAGGCGTTGTAATTAGCAAAATAGTTGAAGATAGTAGTCCTTTTAAATTAGTTTATGAACCAGGTCACCCGGATGCAGATGAAAATGGGTATGTAAAGATGAGTAATGTGGAACCTGTAAAAGAAATGGTAGACATGATAGATGCACAGAGAGCTTATGAGGCTAATATTACAGCTATGAATGCTACAAAGGCGTTGCTCATGAAGTCTCTTGAAATTGGTAGAAAATAGGAGGGTTAAATCGTGAATATAAATCCAATACAACACAATAAGGATGCTACTTTTATTTTAAATAAGGATATAAAGAACGAGAAAAATAATGAAATTTCTTTTGGAGATTATCTAAAAAATTCAATAGATGAAGTCAATAGACTACAAGTAGAATCTCAAAATTATAAAAATTTATTGGCCACTGGAGAAGTAGACAATTTGCATGATGTGACGATAGCCGCAGAGAAGGCAAACATAGCTTTGCAATTGACTATGAGTATTAGAAATAAAGTAGTAGATGCTTATAGAGAAATAATGAGAATGCAGATATAAATAATGTAGCAGGAAATGGGGTGATTTGGTGGGAGAAACTATCGAACAAATGAAGAAGCAATTAAATGAATTTTGGACGGGTATGGACAAAAAAAAGAAAATAAAATTAGGTATTAGTAGTGTGTTAGTTATTGTTGGAGTTATAATTCTCATAAGTATATTGGCGCGACCTAAATATGAAGTACTTTATGACAATTTATCCCTAAAAGATATGGGACAAGTCACAAAAAAACTAGATGAAATGAATATTAAGTGGAAGACAGATG belongs to Sporanaerobacter acetigenes DSM 13106 and includes:
- the codY gene encoding GTP-sensing pleiotropic transcriptional regulator CodY, translated to MSESLLQKTRRLNKTLQSSGSKPVSFPELSKILSEILDANVYIASRKGRVLGYELSTGFDCDIIQSEIVKEKRFPKEYNDQLLKVSETRENIEEISECVFDQISKCDYPDKITTIIPINSGGVRLGTLVISRFGRSFTEDDLVLGEYSATIVGMEILRSKNDEIEEEARKRAVVQMAIGTLSYSELEAMEHIFNELDGDEGLLVASKIADRVGITRSVIVNALRKFESAGVIESRSLGMKGTHIKILNDKLIEELKKARE
- the flgB gene encoding flagellar basal body rod protein FlgB — its product is MLEKLYSSTNILEKALNGTWTRNKIISQNISNVDTPNYKRKEVVFEDYLKQELYENKQRLVTTNEKHIKGLGMKTEFVPKIIEDKSTSYRFDGNNVNIDTESAELSKNVIMHDALVRQITDEYEKVKNAIIEGSK
- the flgC gene encoding flagellar basal body rod protein FlgC, yielding MGMFDSFYTSASALTAEKTRIDIISKNLANVNSTRGTGGMPYRRQMVVFQEKKLNPFSNYLSSKLNKVNNEGVVISKIVEDSSPFKLVYEPGHPDADENGYVKMSNVEPVKEMVDMIDAQRAYEANITAMNATKALLMKSLEIGRK
- the fliE gene encoding flagellar hook-basal body complex protein FliE, which gives rise to MNINPIQHNKDATFILNKDIKNEKNNEISFGDYLKNSIDEVNRLQVESQNYKNLLATGEVDNLHDVTIAAEKANIALQLTMSIRNKVVDAYREIMRMQI